In one window of Bombus fervidus isolate BK054 chromosome 4, iyBomFerv1, whole genome shotgun sequence DNA:
- the LOC139986971 gene encoding uncharacterized protein — MLRTSCKLSYTFKTKKNLWVPLATCSTAIKSIVGNNLLHFSKHEVKILQLVNTSKLNKLTEFISASYAETLISMRTSNGPYKSLNDVLLKTKIDVDSWNKFCTSVIKHHTKQKWKKFIKPDIYTTAQMPAKILGINVGPTAITWALVDCDFNVLVWDSIIWQSNSLAYDVINSVPLLVQQLPLSSSYVMEEFSVNRKSHASLIMQCQINNSIGSCIKLLINQRTNNSNSSTDTLYLLKYLTTARFFNLLIASEVIAVEYIIKQILDNTKKNDEWIQNISIGYELKQKYMQKAKDEREQMGRSLLTTIACLHIIRSCIF, encoded by the exons ATGTTGAGAACATCATGTAAATTATCTTAtacatttaaaacaaaaaag AATTTATGGGTTCCACTAGCAACATGTTCTACAGCGATTAAAAGTATTGTCGGAAATAATCTTCTGCACTTTTCAAAACACGaagttaaaattttacaacTAGTTAATACAAGTAAATTGAACAAATTAACAGA attCATATCGGCATCATATGCTGAAACATTAATATCAATGCGTACCAGCAATGGACCTTATAAATCATTAAATGATGTATTATTAAAGACTAAGATAGATGTTGATAGTTGGAACAAGTTTTGTACTTCAGTCATTAAGCATCACACGAAGCAGAAATGGAAGAAGTTCATAAAACCTGATATATACACGACAGCACAg atGCCAGCAAAAATATTGGGTATAAATGTAGGACCCACTGCAATAACTTGGGCATTAGTAGATTGTGATTTTAACGTGTTAGTTTGGGATTCCATAATTTGGCAGAGTAACTCTTTGGCATATGATGTAATCAACTCG GTACCACTTCTTGTCCAACAATTACCACTATCTAGTTCTTATGTGATGGAAGAATTTAGTGTTAATCGCAAATCACACGCTTCATTAATAATGCAATGTCAGATAAACAATTCTATTGGAAGTTGTATTAAATTACTAATAAATCAAA GAACAAATAATTCGAATTCATCAACAGATACTCTGTacctattaaaatatttgacgaCAGCGcgtttttttaatcttttgatTGCATCTGAAGTAATTGCTGTTGAGTATATTATCAAACAAATACTAGATAATACCAAGAAAAATGATGAATGGATACAGAACATAAGCATAGGCTatgaattaaaacaaaaatatatgcaaaaaGCCAAAGATGAAAGAGAACAGATGGGCCGGTCTCTATTGACAACTATAGCTTGTTTACATATTATTAGAAGTTGTATAttctaa
- the Ndc80 gene encoding kinetochore protein Ndc80 → MPGNSLGRRSSTNPVRISSFDREDKSFMRTESRKTQTLKPKIFSNENSHIPRPRMRASSCDRISIKGSVLKTTAKTPLHQVPTTPKTPITNASKPTGLLTLGSSSKIHTGLPTGRRSLSADRASNIGAKGPRKDTRPLTDKTYQAHMLNKIDNFLAINHCSSMINSNGSLKPVTLKMFVEVSGYLVKILDIKQILTITNYVEELPKVAKKLHYPGIINKSWLKTANAMHSWPNVLGWICWLVEICEIREIAFTKYNLENLPFVGNQINAVINKNTFFSMLNFYNAWNDEKLDEEALMIEKYLQEIEEQQGVNEEDLNTARSELEEEMLKLQAAETNSNKIDEEVKHLQEVLSSLQNDEKMQLSDISAKEEYIKKINFEADQIKVECNVLSEQICLQDTQHNELLSIIKQQPMSKTERDKILNKCTEIQDYMHQFDEYLQEIQKEIYTMDIKLASINNNLTKAILTYNKEIFMHLSGDLGVNLEELKMPEKGILQPEIMEVLSTKANLINDLKELLRSQINEKECLLESNTNELENLQERIKILEDENNDVASKIKEKKSLISKIKADAKHEETKLREQIKNLQNDIREVQGLMPNTQQVAAELEEATDKLDAAQRRKAYIEESAKLFFDKFYEILSEHRNKLVSILKKHNK, encoded by the exons ATGCCGGGTAACTCTTTAGGACGTAGATCATCTACGAATCCCGTAAGGATATCTTCGTTTGATAGAGAAGATAAAAGTTTCATGCGGACAGAATCGAGAAAAACACAAACATTAAAACCAAAGATTTTCTCAAATGAAAATTCTCATATACCAAGACCTCGAATGCGAGCTTCTTCGTGTGATAGAATAAGTATTAAGGGATCAGTATTAAAAACAACAG CTAAAACTCCACTTCATCAAGTACCGACAACTCCAAAGACACCAATAACAAATGCTAGCAAACCTACTGGTCTTCTTACATTAGGAAGTTCAAGCAAAATTCATACAGGACTTCCAACAGGACGTAGGTCTTTATCAGCTGACCGTGCTAGCAATATTGGTGCCAAAGGTCCTAGAAAGGATACAAGACCACTAACAGACAAAACATATCAGGCTCATATgcttaataaaattgataactTTTTAGCTATAAATCATTGTTCTTCAATGATTAATAGCAATGGAAGCTTAAAACCTGTTactttaaaaatgtttgttgAAGTCTCTggatatttagtaaaaatattgGACATTAAACAAATTCTTACAATCACAAATTATGTGGAGGAATTGCCAAAGGTTGCAAAAAAACTCCACTATCCaggaattattaataaatcttgGTTAAAAACTGCTAATGCTATGCATTCTTGGCCAAATGTTTTGGGCTGGATATGTTGGCTAGTAGAAATTTGTGAAATAAGGGAAATAGCTTTTACAAAGTATAATTTAGAGAACCTACCATTTGTAGGGAATCAAATAAACgcagtaattaataaaaatacttttttctcaatgctaaatttttataatgccTGGAATGATGAGAAACTGGATGAGGAAGCGTTAAtgatcgaaaaatatttacaagaaaTTGAAGAACAGCAAGGTGTAAATGAAGAAGACTTGAATACCGCACGTTCTGAACTAGAGGAAGAAATGCTTAAATTACAAGCAGCTGAAACAAACTCAAATAAAATAGATGAAGAAGTAAAACATTTACAGGAAGTACTTTCTTCTTTACAGAACGATGAAAAAATGCAACTGAGTGATATCAGTGCAAAAGaggaatatattaaaaaaattaattttgaagcAGATCAAATAAAAGTTGAGTGCAATGTTTTGAGTGAACAAATTTGTTTACAAGACACGCAGCATAATGAGTTACTTTCTATTATTAAGCAGCAACCAATGTCCAAGACAGAaagagataaaattttaaataaatgtacagAAATCCAGGATTACATGCACCAGTTTGATGAATATTTACAAgagatacaaaaagaaatatacactATGGACATTAAATTAGcatctattaataataatttaactaaGGCAATTCTaacatataataaagaaatatttatgcatcTTAGTGGAGATCTGGGTGTGAATCTAGAGGAGTTAAAGATGCCAGAGAAAGGTATATTGCAACCCGAAATTATGGAAGTATTAAGTACTAAagctaatttaataaatgatttgAAAGAATTGTTGAGATctcaaattaatgaaaaagaatgTTTGTTAGAATCAAATACTAATGAATTAGAGAATCTTCAAgagagaataaaaattctagaaGATGAAAATAATGATGTTGCCAGTAagattaaagaaaagaaaagcctTATAAGTAAAATCAAAGCTGATGCTAAACatgaagaaacaaaattaagggaacaaataaaaaatctgcAAAATGACATTAGAGAAGTTCAAGGTTTAATGCCAAATACACAACAAGTTGCTGCAGAGTTAGAGGAAGCAACGGATAAACTGGATGCAGCTCAAAGAAGAAAAGCGTATATAGAGGAATCtgctaaattattttttgataaattttatgagATTTTAAGTGAACACAGGAATAAGCTTGTCAGTATATTAAAGAAacataataaatga
- the LOC139986959 gene encoding uncharacterized protein isoform X2, which yields MNYVYGWWKSICKFKYLFGIKNTFFYYFIIMSSKMSSARKAVATRSNKNTVEINHHLPTSGLSYDCNKLLEIIVKTNGRKRTSTMVSSSPTSHKVEEKKKPGHSGDQNWGRVFREQNKAVMKQVATRTPGSKSSKHGSDTKESKKHFLNHQKLDHKFLDEIPVKQSTSQKRIEEHIKSAPYTTNPSSTSIPSTVESVIVYDRGVQCDGVSDYSDDKFGVFNPVHTLHFLIKELEHLVKDDKANKILADMEQVVFRIPIEPSKPPIVDLEAKLETTRQMNSMYEALREERDSLLRQVHEQQLLLNEAQKRQLDLEVIEKTLKQELDKTIKTIQARDKTITELTEEMKNYESSQNIVAELRTNLAEQTERVRQLNSEVKYLTVEKDKLSVLSSYKHSLLIEHLNEIKKVQHFIADQLKDIYIHEDNSNPQIPIVHGRRACSSPTSTSSHDSNIRTSWHDISDVSLSTVDHDPSKIKHVQGFLHKSNKIPVFSETQIENLENKQTKDVQEPSFKDSANLEFISLPAGESSLTLLPSYKDLGCTEVSQYVNQGKDDVITFSNKKNDNLQNFKDTNKISSSEHLNLSNKKAHEKETDVQELNRIKKSMESNKGQSSPHNLIGSNITEQFQNIVEDIRMQSKMPVNIPSPLRSYPHPEWSDSTLPTISTASDINVI from the exons ATGAATTATGTCTATGGTTGGTGGAAATCGATTTGcaagtttaaatatttgtttggtataaaaaacacatttttctactattttattataatgagTAGCAAAATGAGCTCTGCTAGGAAAGCTGTTGCTACCCGCAGTAACAAAAATACAGTGGAAATTAACCACCATTTG cCTACTTCTGGATTATCTTATGATTGTAATAAACTGTtagaaataattgttaaaaccAACGGCCGTAAACGTACATCAACTATGGTTAGTAGTAGCCCAACTAGTCACaaagtagaagaaaaaaagaaacctgGTCATAGTGGCGATCAGAACTGGGGTAGGGTGTTTAGAGAACAAAATAAAGCTGTTATGAAACAAGTGGCAACGAGAACACCAGGTTCAAAATCATCAAAACATGGTAGTGACACTAAGGAGTcaaagaaacattttctaaaTCATCAGAAACTAGAT CATAAATTTTTAGATGAAATTCCTGTCAAGCAATCAACTTCTCagaaaagaatagaagaaCATATAAAATCAGCACCATACACTACAAATCCGTCAAGTACATCAATACCAAGCACTGTGGAATCTGTCATAGTTTATGACAGAGGAGTACAATGTGATGGAGTATCTGATTACTCTGATGACAAATTTGGTGTATTCAACCCAGTTCAtacattacattttttaataaaggaATTAGAACACCTAGTTAAAGATGATAAAGCTAATAAAATTCTTGCTGATATGGAGCAAGTAGTATTTAGAATACCAATTGAACCCAGTAAACCACCTATAGTG GATTTAGAAGCTAAATTAGAAACAACTAGACAAATGAATTCTAtgtatgaagcattacgcgaGGAGAGAGATTCTTTACTGCG ACAAGTTCATGAACAACAATTGCTATTAAATGAAGCTCAAAAAAGGCAGTTAGATTTAGAAGTAATTGAAAAAACATTAAAACAAGAATtagataaaacaataaaaactaTTCAAGCTAGAGATAAAACAATAACCGAATTAACAGAAGAGATGAAGAATTATGAATCTTCTCAAAACATTGTAGCAGAGTTAAGAACGAATCTCGCTGAACAAACTGAACGTGTAAGACAGTTGAATTCAGAGGTGAAGTATTTAACAGTGGAAAAAGATAAACTTTCAGTTTTGTCATCATACAAACATTCGTTATTAATCGAACATCTTAATGAAATCAA GAAGGTTCAACATTTCATTGCAGACCAATTAAAAGATATCTATATTCACGAAGATAATTCGAATCCACAAATTCCAATTGTTCATGGACGTCGTGCATGTTCATCGCCTACTTCTACCTCTTCACATGATTCCAATATACGTACCTCTTGGCACGATATATCTGATGTTTCTTTATCCACAGTGGATCATGATCCGTCCAAAATTAAACACGTACAAGGTTTTCTGcataaatcaaataaaataccaGTATTTTCAGAAACTCAAATTGAGAATCTAGAAAACAAACAAACCAAGGATGTTCAAGAACCTTCATTTAAAGATTCTGCcaatttagaatttattagTTTACCTGCTGGAGAATCTTCACTTACCCTTTTACCTTCTTATAAAGACCTGGGTTGCACAGAAGTTAGCCAATAtg TTAATCAAGGGAAAGATGATGTAATAACatttagtaataaaaaaaatgataatttacaaaattttaaagatacgaataaaatatcatcATCGGAACATTTAAATTTGTCCAACAAAAAGGCTCATGAGAAAGAGACTGATGTACAagaattaaatagaattaaaaagtCTATGGAGTCAAATAAAGGACAAAGTTCGCCTCATAATTTAATAGGCTCTAATATAACAGAACAATTTCAGAATATAGTTGAAGATATAAGGATGCAAAGTAAAATGCCAGTTAACATACCAAGTCCACTAAGGAGTTATCCTCATCCAGAATGGAGCGATAGTACTTTGCCCACTATCAGTACTGCTTCGGACATAAATGTGATATAA
- the LOC139986959 gene encoding uncharacterized protein isoform X1 — protein sequence MNYVYGWWKSICKFKYLFGIKNTFFYYFIIMSSKMSSARKAVATRSNKNTVEINHHLPTSGLSYDCNKLLEIIVKTNGRKRTSTMVSSSPTSHKVEEKKKPGHSGDQNWGRVFREQNKAVMKQVATRTPGSKSSKHGSDTKESKKHFLNHQKLDHKFLDEIPVKQSTSQKRIEEHIKSAPYTTNPSSTSIPSTVESVIVYDRGVQCDGVSDYSDDKFGVFNPVHTLHFLIKELEHLVKDDKANKILADMEQVVFRIPIEPSKPPIVQDLEAKLETTRQMNSMYEALREERDSLLRQVHEQQLLLNEAQKRQLDLEVIEKTLKQELDKTIKTIQARDKTITELTEEMKNYESSQNIVAELRTNLAEQTERVRQLNSEVKYLTVEKDKLSVLSSYKHSLLIEHLNEIKKVQHFIADQLKDIYIHEDNSNPQIPIVHGRRACSSPTSTSSHDSNIRTSWHDISDVSLSTVDHDPSKIKHVQGFLHKSNKIPVFSETQIENLENKQTKDVQEPSFKDSANLEFISLPAGESSLTLLPSYKDLGCTEVSQYVNQGKDDVITFSNKKNDNLQNFKDTNKISSSEHLNLSNKKAHEKETDVQELNRIKKSMESNKGQSSPHNLIGSNITEQFQNIVEDIRMQSKMPVNIPSPLRSYPHPEWSDSTLPTISTASDINVI from the exons ATGAATTATGTCTATGGTTGGTGGAAATCGATTTGcaagtttaaatatttgtttggtataaaaaacacatttttctactattttattataatgagTAGCAAAATGAGCTCTGCTAGGAAAGCTGTTGCTACCCGCAGTAACAAAAATACAGTGGAAATTAACCACCATTTG cCTACTTCTGGATTATCTTATGATTGTAATAAACTGTtagaaataattgttaaaaccAACGGCCGTAAACGTACATCAACTATGGTTAGTAGTAGCCCAACTAGTCACaaagtagaagaaaaaaagaaacctgGTCATAGTGGCGATCAGAACTGGGGTAGGGTGTTTAGAGAACAAAATAAAGCTGTTATGAAACAAGTGGCAACGAGAACACCAGGTTCAAAATCATCAAAACATGGTAGTGACACTAAGGAGTcaaagaaacattttctaaaTCATCAGAAACTAGAT CATAAATTTTTAGATGAAATTCCTGTCAAGCAATCAACTTCTCagaaaagaatagaagaaCATATAAAATCAGCACCATACACTACAAATCCGTCAAGTACATCAATACCAAGCACTGTGGAATCTGTCATAGTTTATGACAGAGGAGTACAATGTGATGGAGTATCTGATTACTCTGATGACAAATTTGGTGTATTCAACCCAGTTCAtacattacattttttaataaaggaATTAGAACACCTAGTTAAAGATGATAAAGCTAATAAAATTCTTGCTGATATGGAGCAAGTAGTATTTAGAATACCAATTGAACCCAGTAAACCACCTATAGTG CAGGATTTAGAAGCTAAATTAGAAACAACTAGACAAATGAATTCTAtgtatgaagcattacgcgaGGAGAGAGATTCTTTACTGCG ACAAGTTCATGAACAACAATTGCTATTAAATGAAGCTCAAAAAAGGCAGTTAGATTTAGAAGTAATTGAAAAAACATTAAAACAAGAATtagataaaacaataaaaactaTTCAAGCTAGAGATAAAACAATAACCGAATTAACAGAAGAGATGAAGAATTATGAATCTTCTCAAAACATTGTAGCAGAGTTAAGAACGAATCTCGCTGAACAAACTGAACGTGTAAGACAGTTGAATTCAGAGGTGAAGTATTTAACAGTGGAAAAAGATAAACTTTCAGTTTTGTCATCATACAAACATTCGTTATTAATCGAACATCTTAATGAAATCAA GAAGGTTCAACATTTCATTGCAGACCAATTAAAAGATATCTATATTCACGAAGATAATTCGAATCCACAAATTCCAATTGTTCATGGACGTCGTGCATGTTCATCGCCTACTTCTACCTCTTCACATGATTCCAATATACGTACCTCTTGGCACGATATATCTGATGTTTCTTTATCCACAGTGGATCATGATCCGTCCAAAATTAAACACGTACAAGGTTTTCTGcataaatcaaataaaataccaGTATTTTCAGAAACTCAAATTGAGAATCTAGAAAACAAACAAACCAAGGATGTTCAAGAACCTTCATTTAAAGATTCTGCcaatttagaatttattagTTTACCTGCTGGAGAATCTTCACTTACCCTTTTACCTTCTTATAAAGACCTGGGTTGCACAGAAGTTAGCCAATAtg TTAATCAAGGGAAAGATGATGTAATAACatttagtaataaaaaaaatgataatttacaaaattttaaagatacgaataaaatatcatcATCGGAACATTTAAATTTGTCCAACAAAAAGGCTCATGAGAAAGAGACTGATGTACAagaattaaatagaattaaaaagtCTATGGAGTCAAATAAAGGACAAAGTTCGCCTCATAATTTAATAGGCTCTAATATAACAGAACAATTTCAGAATATAGTTGAAGATATAAGGATGCAAAGTAAAATGCCAGTTAACATACCAAGTCCACTAAGGAGTTATCCTCATCCAGAATGGAGCGATAGTACTTTGCCCACTATCAGTACTGCTTCGGACATAAATGTGATATAA